In Vibrio echinoideorum, the following proteins share a genomic window:
- a CDS encoding putative bifunctional diguanylate cyclase/phosphodiesterase, whose translation MALFKKNIWSLYALIVLLTLMLFAGLGITKWQSNRDDFTKQQHIQVELFSSSVSSLLTSQEALLEVVGYQLAQQSDFTRTASIQIRPILDKLLDTHPAIAAFGLLNTQGDYLSVSSNLQLSEQKNLLKNPYTRSSFLEAIESKKMVLGRTYFQDSLNSLVIPLRKSISIDGKNVDAVMTAGLRLDSTIVFENNAHAGSYNTLTLLRLDNYRQFFSSDIESLDAYLDPVGKDVMKRVSTSFSEQMGISIKDAETTADTYSFVISDDKYHALISARYIPDYKLWVVGRTDLSHVDKLFIQEFGIFLCVFIFLQFGFYFLVKSIAKNEQRTRSQLIYQANHDSLTTLPNRLYMRRNVDKWVQDESEPFSLLFIDIDNFKCVNDTHGHDFGDKVLKQIALRLMRFRSRLSLLVRESSDEFLFLTPLTNEPEIKRLAERIIEVLSQPYEVENSQFLLGCSIGIARFPEHGKDLDSLLRSADISMYKAKQQQNSYSIFTTAMQDAHLYKMRVEQKLRIAIEKQTLFMVFQPLVRADKSIHGVEALVRWIDDELGFVPPDVFVPIAESTGLMQKLGAFIIESSVMQIAHLHRTTEQKIGLSINISVRQFSHKSFSEHLLATLEKYQFSANCLTLEITESLFIEDVTLVKPIFEDLKEKEIKISLDDFGTGYSSLSMLKALPIDELKIDKSFIDSIAVDQQSLTMVQNIIAIGKNFGMVVLAEGVESNEHFSILKACGCDLMQGYYFSRPIPYDELCEYLAPTEVETEELPESTV comes from the coding sequence ATGGCTCTATTTAAGAAAAATATCTGGTCGCTGTACGCTCTGATCGTACTGCTTACCCTGATGCTTTTCGCTGGGCTAGGTATAACCAAGTGGCAATCCAACAGAGATGACTTCACAAAGCAACAACACATTCAAGTCGAGTTGTTTTCAAGTTCTGTCAGTTCGCTATTAACCAGTCAGGAAGCCTTACTTGAAGTTGTTGGGTATCAACTCGCACAGCAATCGGATTTTACTCGAACGGCTTCGATACAAATTAGACCGATTCTAGACAAATTACTTGATACCCACCCTGCTATTGCTGCCTTTGGCTTACTCAACACTCAAGGTGACTACCTTTCTGTCAGCTCTAATCTTCAGCTCTCAGAGCAAAAAAATCTGCTCAAAAATCCATACACGAGAAGTTCTTTCTTGGAAGCGATAGAAAGTAAAAAAATGGTTTTGGGGCGTACATACTTTCAAGACTCCCTGAATAGCTTAGTCATACCCTTAAGAAAATCGATTTCAATTGATGGCAAGAACGTAGACGCTGTGATGACCGCCGGACTGCGGTTAGACAGCACAATTGTATTCGAAAATAATGCACACGCGGGCAGTTACAACACATTAACGTTGCTTCGACTCGACAATTACCGACAGTTCTTTTCTAGCGACATCGAATCTCTCGATGCTTACTTAGATCCTGTTGGTAAAGATGTAATGAAACGCGTTTCCACAAGTTTTTCAGAACAAATGGGGATAAGCATCAAAGATGCTGAAACCACAGCAGACACATACTCTTTCGTGATCAGCGATGACAAGTACCACGCACTGATCAGTGCGAGATACATTCCAGATTACAAGCTTTGGGTGGTTGGCCGAACAGATCTCTCTCATGTTGATAAGCTCTTTATACAAGAGTTTGGTATTTTTCTCTGTGTCTTTATTTTTCTACAGTTTGGTTTCTACTTTTTGGTTAAGTCAATCGCCAAAAATGAGCAACGAACTCGTAGCCAGCTTATTTACCAAGCGAATCACGACTCATTAACCACTCTTCCAAACCGCTTATACATGCGCAGAAATGTTGATAAATGGGTTCAAGATGAGTCAGAACCATTCTCACTGTTATTTATCGATATCGATAATTTTAAATGTGTAAACGATACTCACGGGCACGATTTCGGTGACAAAGTGCTCAAACAAATCGCTTTGCGTTTGATGAGGTTCCGCTCTCGCTTGAGCTTGTTGGTACGAGAATCCAGCGATGAGTTTTTATTCTTAACACCGTTAACAAACGAACCCGAGATTAAACGACTCGCTGAGAGAATTATTGAAGTGTTGTCTCAACCCTATGAGGTTGAAAATTCACAGTTCTTACTAGGTTGTAGCATCGGTATAGCGCGTTTTCCTGAACACGGAAAGGATTTAGATAGCTTGCTTCGATCAGCCGACATTTCCATGTACAAAGCAAAACAGCAGCAAAACTCATACAGTATTTTCACGACGGCAATGCAAGACGCCCATCTCTACAAAATGAGAGTGGAGCAAAAACTACGTATTGCTATCGAGAAACAAACGTTATTCATGGTTTTTCAACCACTGGTTCGTGCTGATAAAAGCATTCATGGTGTTGAAGCACTCGTTCGCTGGATTGATGACGAGCTAGGCTTTGTTCCACCTGATGTCTTTGTACCTATAGCTGAAAGTACAGGTTTAATGCAAAAACTGGGCGCTTTCATCATTGAATCCAGTGTCATGCAAATCGCGCATTTACATAGAACCACAGAACAAAAAATCGGATTGTCGATTAACATATCCGTTCGCCAGTTTTCTCATAAATCGTTCTCTGAACACTTGCTCGCTACACTAGAAAAGTATCAGTTTTCGGCAAACTGTCTGACATTGGAGATCACCGAAAGCCTGTTCATTGAAGATGTAACCTTGGTAAAACCCATTTTCGAAGATCTCAAAGAGAAAGAGATAAAGATCTCTTTGGATGACTTCGGTACTGGTTACTCATCATTGAGTATGTTGAAAGCACTCCCTATCGATGAACTTAAAATTGATAAGAGCTTTATTGATAGCATTGCGGTTGACCAACAGTCACTTACGATGGTTCAAAACATAATTGCGATCGGCAAAAACTTCGGCATGGTGGTATTGGCCGAGGGCGTAGAGTCCAACGAACACTTCTCTATTCTAAAGGCATGTGGGTGCGATTTAATGCAAGGCTATTACTTCTCGCGACCTATTCCTTACGATGAGCTGTGTGAGTATCTAGCGCCTACTGAAGTTGAGACAGAAGAACTACCTGAATCAACGGTATAG
- a CDS encoding OmpA family protein encodes MRYLVILSTMLMSPLGYANCLGNVGEYVTSKTLVSSHTVTTQVTGKLIELDEKPQNEVINRESEVIQIAAQDDVCFYDKATQSLVLNYPINVYQLDESHKQVLGQYLSLVGDKAKIYIEGHADSLGSKNYNKALSSRRAGQVASYLKKDLHQGSRIVEYAYGESAPICKVEDNKETGCNRRVVITVKS; translated from the coding sequence ATGAGATACCTAGTGATTTTATCTACGATGCTAATGTCTCCATTGGGCTATGCGAACTGCTTGGGCAATGTCGGCGAGTACGTCACGTCGAAAACGTTGGTGTCTTCTCATACTGTGACGACACAAGTGACTGGAAAGCTGATAGAGCTTGATGAGAAACCTCAAAATGAGGTGATCAATAGAGAAAGTGAAGTCATTCAAATCGCAGCTCAAGATGATGTGTGTTTCTATGATAAAGCGACGCAATCTTTGGTACTTAATTATCCAATTAATGTGTACCAATTGGATGAAAGCCATAAACAAGTACTAGGGCAGTATCTTAGCTTAGTTGGTGATAAGGCCAAAATTTACATTGAAGGCCATGCAGATAGCTTAGGCAGCAAAAATTACAACAAAGCCCTGTCATCTCGACGCGCTGGGCAAGTGGCGAGCTACTTGAAAAAAGATCTTCATCAAGGAAGTCGCATTGTTGAATATGCATATGGTGAAAGCGCGCCAATTTGTAAGGTTGAAGACAACAAGGAAACAGGTTGTAACCGACGAGTTGTGATCACTGTTAAGTCGTAA
- a CDS encoding VWA domain-containing protein: protein MKSIKKNRGVAGILFVGLLPMMVIFMAFSMQMSQQMLAHSRLLEAAEVASLALIASPKEDEEKNVKYARYLVDRYVVDNTDDVDVAVFTSRCEYKDGCVQASGELAPFSDFVVSATAKYTSWIAYEEMNLKPEFSVSGRAVTRKYLPQPVDVYFIGDFSGSMGYSWKNGKMKLDVVKETIKRVVDDIEEFNTEEKSRIALLGYNPLHVKQSDEIVRLNAYGYRASWRKKYVYDYARNSPATTVRRMFDKPTLYNEIIEPSYGMSRYEVERLYKRNNDFDDDYKFYDIPLTEDYDNFRAQLMSAQLEAGGGTSSWNGIIAAAQEANKATNLNPEQVFIVLSDGSDNDETYLQKLVDQGLCKKLRSTISAKQNRFQSNAPTEAEKTKVTMGVIGINYKVAESDGFGDCFGKKNIYHAKDGEDVYKYILNLINEETGKLKD, encoded by the coding sequence GTGAAATCGATAAAGAAAAACCGAGGTGTTGCTGGCATTTTGTTCGTTGGTCTATTACCAATGATGGTTATTTTTATGGCGTTCTCGATGCAGATGTCGCAACAAATGTTAGCACACTCGCGGTTATTAGAAGCGGCAGAGGTTGCAAGCCTGGCACTTATTGCAAGCCCTAAAGAGGACGAAGAAAAGAACGTAAAGTATGCACGCTATTTAGTCGATAGATATGTTGTTGATAATACGGATGATGTTGATGTCGCGGTGTTTACAAGCCGTTGTGAGTACAAAGATGGTTGTGTTCAAGCCAGTGGTGAACTTGCTCCGTTTAGTGACTTTGTGGTCAGTGCGACTGCCAAATATACGTCTTGGATCGCGTACGAAGAGATGAACTTAAAACCGGAATTTTCGGTGAGTGGGCGAGCAGTCACGCGTAAGTATCTTCCTCAGCCTGTTGATGTCTACTTTATCGGGGACTTTAGTGGTTCTATGGGTTACTCGTGGAAGAACGGTAAAATGAAGCTCGATGTCGTTAAAGAGACCATTAAACGAGTCGTCGATGATATTGAAGAGTTTAACACGGAAGAAAAAAGCCGAATTGCCTTGCTCGGGTACAACCCGCTCCATGTTAAACAATCTGATGAGATAGTAAGACTTAATGCTTATGGCTATCGTGCTTCATGGCGAAAGAAATACGTTTATGACTACGCTCGGAACTCTCCTGCGACAACGGTTAGGCGAATGTTTGATAAACCAACCTTGTATAATGAGATCATCGAACCATCGTATGGAATGAGTCGATATGAAGTAGAGAGACTTTATAAGCGAAACAATGATTTTGATGATGACTACAAGTTTTATGATATTCCACTGACTGAAGACTATGACAACTTTCGAGCTCAGTTGATGAGCGCTCAGTTGGAAGCTGGTGGAGGCACCTCTTCTTGGAACGGGATCATTGCAGCGGCACAAGAAGCAAATAAGGCGACCAACCTTAACCCTGAACAAGTGTTTATTGTGTTATCAGATGGTAGCGACAACGACGAGACTTATTTACAGAAATTGGTGGATCAGGGGTTATGTAAAAAGCTGCGATCAACCATTTCAGCGAAACAAAATCGCTTCCAAAGTAATGCCCCAACTGAAGCTGAGAAAACGAAAGTCACGATGGGCGTCATTGGTATTAACTATAAAGTGGCAGAAAGTGATGGCTTTGGTGATTGCTTTGGTAAGAAAAATATCTATCACGCCAAAGATGGTGAAGATGTGTACAAGTACATTTTGAATTTGATTAATGAAGAAACCGGAAAACTAAAGGATTAA
- the tadF gene encoding tight adherence pilus pseudopilin TadF produces the protein MQTKQKGAFAVELAMVLVFASGIFVVVVNHMLAINKKGQLDRASYSLTTIFAERKQLFNANMDICAGDCRKTEHNAFVIASASMKRMIPNFDKTKFGMRIDEIRLEETALSGGKVNYRRVQKTLTKGSIHGCDFPDMTDVTKEKAIEILPLTSRGRRLPMYQVSLCYEIPTNLIGIANGEVFRLVSTSYSFARV, from the coding sequence GTGCAAACTAAACAAAAAGGTGCATTTGCAGTTGAGTTGGCGATGGTATTGGTCTTTGCATCAGGCATTTTTGTCGTCGTAGTAAATCATATGTTGGCCATCAATAAAAAAGGACAACTCGACAGAGCTTCCTATTCATTGACCACGATCTTTGCCGAACGAAAACAATTGTTTAATGCCAATATGGATATTTGTGCGGGTGACTGTCGAAAAACAGAACACAACGCGTTTGTGATTGCTTCTGCTTCGATGAAACGAATGATTCCAAACTTTGATAAAACTAAATTTGGGATGCGTATCGACGAGATAAGACTTGAAGAAACGGCTTTATCTGGAGGGAAAGTGAATTACCGAAGGGTTCAAAAGACTCTGACCAAAGGGAGCATACACGGATGTGATTTTCCAGACATGACTGATGTCACCAAAGAAAAAGCGATAGAAATACTCCCTCTGACATCACGAGGCCGCAGGTTACCTATGTATCAGGTTTCTCTCTGTTATGAAATCCCGACTAATTTGATTGGTATCGCTAACGGAGAGGTTTTTCGCCTTGTGAGTACATCTTATTCATTTGCGAGGGTTTAA
- a CDS encoding TadE/TadG family type IV pilus assembly protein: protein MRSFKRKQKGSLTVEVAMGIPIFLAIVFGWVEICILTFSMSMTDHALTTAVMRTKKAGDSSSSNSINYGQMIKDELDKAGGSLWSNVVKEGSVIIHVNYFRDYEGFLKCTDTYASADKCPDKKDEPEDMALAVYALEYTYDPIVSIWFPDMPIKREIITIQEYERCSFKIGQGAGCAN from the coding sequence ATGAGATCGTTTAAACGAAAGCAAAAGGGGTCGTTGACGGTTGAAGTTGCCATGGGTATTCCGATCTTTCTGGCTATTGTCTTTGGCTGGGTTGAAATATGTATTTTGACCTTCTCAATGAGCATGACTGATCACGCATTAACGACAGCGGTGATGCGAACAAAAAAAGCGGGCGACTCGAGCAGTAGTAACTCCATTAACTACGGCCAAATGATCAAAGACGAGTTGGACAAAGCGGGCGGCTCTTTGTGGAGCAACGTAGTCAAAGAGGGGAGTGTGATCATCCATGTTAACTATTTTCGAGATTACGAAGGCTTTCTGAAATGCACGGATACTTATGCTTCTGCAGATAAGTGTCCAGATAAGAAAGATGAACCGGAAGATATGGCATTGGCTGTTTACGCTTTGGAATACACCTATGATCCGATTGTCTCCATATGGTTCCCAGACATGCCTATCAAGCGGGAAATTATCACTATTCAAGAATATGAAAGATGCTCTTTCAAAATTGGTCAGGGAGCGGGTTGTGCAAACTAA
- a CDS encoding tetratricopeptide repeat protein — translation MRKYILVIIFLVFFSGCATVNNQLNTKEQLLLGSGDSQKLIEFYKANIQSEPEYKVKLVNLYLDLKDIKSAELYRSTYNDNDLDEPEYILTNARLYYQKNNFEKALEELNKYRDEGGEEYEYQLLTGKIFAQQKRFTQAIEHFEESRKQGASDREAGNNIAVVKIMQSDYLGATDILYDLYLSNPNDQRVSSNLILSSVKSQRPDIALEVLKHSNSDEQAHKQLSALMRSISKSKGKKAVTQSTIEMEQQFIGSQVNSGGFVAPTSRVSKLDTTAEFQASRHSVDGSVLDPRKLKPGAKPIYRVQVLATYTAIPSDFLNYLKTNYGSVYSYTHGLWKRYCIGDFNDLDEAKAFLNSIDIKGAFVVDYTKKRYVRL, via the coding sequence ATAAGGAAGTATATATTAGTCATTATTTTTTTGGTTTTTTTTTCGGGTTGTGCAACGGTTAATAACCAGCTTAATACCAAAGAACAACTGCTTTTAGGATCGGGTGATTCACAGAAACTCATTGAATTTTATAAGGCAAATATACAATCGGAACCTGAATATAAAGTTAAATTGGTTAATTTGTATTTAGACCTAAAAGATATCAAGTCTGCTGAGCTGTATCGCAGCACTTACAATGATAATGATCTTGATGAACCTGAATATATTTTAACTAATGCAAGGCTTTATTATCAAAAAAATAATTTTGAAAAAGCACTGGAAGAACTGAATAAGTATCGGGATGAAGGTGGCGAAGAGTATGAGTATCAACTTTTAACCGGGAAAATATTTGCTCAGCAAAAGCGATTTACCCAAGCGATCGAACATTTTGAGGAAAGTCGTAAACAAGGAGCCTCAGACAGAGAGGCTGGAAATAATATTGCCGTTGTGAAAATAATGCAGTCTGACTACTTGGGTGCAACGGACATTTTATATGACCTTTACCTGTCGAATCCAAACGACCAGAGAGTGAGTTCTAACTTGATTCTATCTTCGGTTAAATCTCAGCGACCGGATATCGCATTGGAAGTTCTGAAACATTCGAATAGTGATGAACAGGCTCACAAGCAGCTATCTGCATTAATGAGGTCAATATCTAAAAGCAAAGGGAAGAAGGCCGTGACACAGTCAACGATAGAAATGGAACAACAGTTTATTGGTTCTCAAGTTAATTCAGGTGGCTTTGTAGCACCGACATCGCGAGTCAGTAAATTGGATACGACCGCAGAGTTTCAAGCTTCTAGGCACAGTGTTGATGGTTCGGTGCTTGACCCAAGAAAACTTAAACCCGGTGCGAAACCTATTTATCGAGTACAAGTGTTGGCGACGTATACGGCGATTCCTTCGGATTTTTTGAATTACTTAAAAACAAATTATGGCTCTGTTTATTCGTATACACATGGATTGTGGAAGCGCTATTGCATTGGTGATTTTAATGACTTAGATGAAGCGAAAGCGTTCTTAAATAGTATCGATATTAAGGGGGCATTCGTTGTTGATTACACCAAGAAAAGGTATGTCCGACTATGA
- a CDS encoding type II secretion system F family protein, producing MDFKTAIIWSVIFIISIVLATYCLRFWDNTRADIETRKIIGSTREEKKRADLFKAILSRISFNKHETKRKLVAAGFYSDFLADAYYLLKIVPFCVCLALIGFDFYSGEMEVIFALLYLMAALLAFIIAPDSYVSARGKSNIKHISSRLPFLLDLMNVCVHTGMTLESSLEYLAKELHSVDSNLAHVVRVTVERSRLVGLEKALEEFYELVPTSESQSFVMTMVQSLQFGSSVGPVLSTLATDIRELNMMDLEERIGKMGAKMSIPLIAFIMVPIVVLIAAPGILRMLM from the coding sequence ATGGACTTTAAAACCGCTATTATTTGGAGCGTAATATTCATTATATCGATAGTCCTAGCAACGTATTGTTTACGGTTTTGGGATAATACGAGAGCGGATATAGAGACTCGAAAAATAATCGGTTCGACACGTGAAGAGAAGAAAAGAGCAGATTTATTCAAGGCTATCTTGTCTAGGATTAGTTTTAATAAGCATGAAACAAAACGAAAATTGGTCGCAGCGGGCTTTTACAGTGACTTTCTTGCTGATGCTTATTATTTACTAAAAATCGTTCCTTTTTGTGTTTGCTTAGCATTGATTGGCTTTGATTTTTATAGCGGAGAAATGGAAGTAATATTTGCTCTGTTGTATCTAATGGCGGCTCTCTTAGCATTTATCATCGCTCCTGATTCTTATGTGTCTGCTCGAGGTAAATCTAACATCAAGCACATAAGTTCACGGTTACCCTTTTTACTCGATCTAATGAATGTCTGTGTTCATACCGGAATGACTCTTGAGTCTAGCTTGGAGTACTTAGCAAAAGAACTTCATTCCGTAGACAGTAACCTTGCCCATGTTGTGAGAGTGACAGTCGAACGCTCTCGCTTAGTTGGCCTTGAAAAGGCATTAGAAGAATTTTACGAACTGGTACCTACCAGTGAATCTCAAAGTTTCGTCATGACCATGGTACAGAGCCTTCAATTTGGTTCATCTGTTGGTCCCGTATTATCGACCTTAGCTACCGATATTCGAGAGCTAAATATGATGGATTTGGAAGAACGGATTGGAAAGATGGGGGCAAAAATGTCAATACCGCTTATCGCTTTCATCATGGTTCCAATCGTTGTTCTAATTGCTGCCCCTGGTATTTTAAGGATGTTGATGTGA
- a CDS encoding type II secretion system F family protein, which yields MTLVLIASWSALLLYFVIHRSRQNKKLSNLIEMEADFEGVKGVRSVIDSQQFEESYKARLRKSYKKTIKVFQPNMSLKMILFISVTTSAIYAINEFFLRQDYLVCLVLAEPMLFFVFYTKLKKRQMDRFKTNFPDALNILSGAISSGQSIIHAFEYVGKQLDNEVGKEFKFMAERLLIGEDPDDVLERSSNTFPYLEYFFFASTIRINLARGGQLKDVINKINRLMFDSRSVEKKKNALTSEARASAKIIACLPVIFLIILKFTSPENYSFVMFEEAGQPIFYYVLVSELVGFFCIWLILRGVN from the coding sequence ATGACCTTAGTACTGATTGCGTCATGGAGCGCTTTGCTACTTTATTTCGTTATCCATCGCTCTCGTCAAAATAAAAAATTGAGCAACTTAATTGAGATGGAAGCTGACTTCGAAGGGGTTAAAGGGGTTCGTTCTGTTATTGATTCACAGCAGTTTGAAGAGAGCTACAAAGCCCGGTTGAGGAAAAGTTACAAGAAGACCATCAAGGTGTTTCAACCTAATATGTCTTTGAAGATGATTCTATTTATCTCCGTGACGACATCTGCAATTTATGCGATTAATGAGTTCTTTTTACGTCAGGATTATCTTGTCTGTCTAGTTCTTGCAGAACCCATGCTGTTCTTTGTTTTCTACACAAAGTTAAAGAAAAGACAGATGGATCGTTTTAAAACTAACTTTCCCGATGCTTTGAACATTCTGAGTGGTGCAATCTCTTCGGGTCAGAGCATCATCCATGCGTTTGAATATGTAGGTAAGCAACTCGATAATGAGGTTGGTAAAGAATTTAAATTCATGGCTGAACGTTTACTTATTGGTGAAGACCCCGATGATGTTCTTGAGCGCAGTAGCAATACATTCCCATATTTAGAATACTTTTTCTTTGCTTCAACGATAAGAATCAACCTCGCGCGAGGCGGTCAGCTTAAAGATGTAATAAATAAAATCAACCGACTGATGTTTGATTCAAGATCGGTGGAGAAAAAGAAAAATGCATTGACCTCAGAAGCTCGTGCTTCGGCAAAGATAATTGCCTGTTTACCTGTGATTTTTCTTATTATTTTGAAGTTTACGAGCCCTGAAAACTACAGTTTCGTTATGTTTGAAGAAGCTGGCCAACCTATTTTTTATTATGTATTAGTCAGTGAGTTAGTAGGGTTCTTTTGCATTTGGTTGATTTTGCGAGGTGTGAATTAA
- a CDS encoding CpaF family protein, with amino-acid sequence MNQLKEIYIQLRDEIFDALDAATLVEISNQELEEQLKDSVNILIDKKQLQVSSLKRVDLVKALLDELKGLGPLQALVDNDDISDIMINGPSDIFIEINGKIEQSPIQFVNEKQLNTIAKRIASNVGRRIDESKPLCDARLMDGSRVNIVIPPLAIDGTSISIRKFKEQKIKLENLAEFGAMSVEMAKLLSIASHCKCNILISGGTGSGKTTLLNALSGFIGETERIVTIEDAAELQLQKPHIVRLETRQASVEGTGEITARDLVINALRMRPDRIIVGECRGGEAFEMLQAMNTGHDGSMSTLHANTPRDAIARTESMVMMATASLPISAIRRTIVSAVDLIVQVKRLHDGSRKVMYISEIIGMEGDSVVMEDIFRYEATSNFKDGKMEGEFRTPGLSTRSVIYERAKFFGLEQAVREIFT; translated from the coding sequence ATGAATCAATTAAAAGAAATTTACATTCAGCTTCGAGATGAAATCTTCGATGCTTTGGACGCCGCAACACTTGTTGAAATCAGTAATCAAGAGCTAGAAGAACAGCTTAAAGATTCAGTCAATATATTGATCGACAAGAAGCAACTGCAAGTCAGTTCTCTTAAGCGCGTTGACTTGGTCAAAGCATTGCTCGATGAGTTGAAAGGCCTAGGGCCGCTGCAAGCCTTGGTCGATAACGATGACATATCGGATATCATGATCAATGGGCCTTCCGATATATTCATTGAAATCAATGGCAAGATTGAGCAGTCGCCCATTCAATTTGTTAACGAGAAACAACTGAATACCATTGCTAAACGAATCGCCTCAAATGTAGGTCGTCGTATCGATGAGTCAAAGCCACTTTGTGATGCTCGTTTGATGGATGGCAGTCGTGTCAATATCGTGATACCACCGCTTGCTATAGATGGCACATCTATCTCTATTCGTAAGTTTAAAGAACAAAAAATTAAGCTTGAGAATCTAGCTGAATTTGGTGCCATGTCTGTGGAAATGGCAAAGCTATTGTCTATAGCGAGTCACTGCAAATGCAACATATTGATCTCTGGTGGTACCGGTTCGGGTAAAACAACATTGTTGAATGCCTTGTCTGGGTTCATTGGTGAAACTGAACGTATTGTTACCATTGAAGATGCTGCGGAGCTACAGCTTCAAAAACCTCATATAGTTAGGCTTGAAACTCGTCAAGCCAGCGTTGAAGGAACTGGGGAGATTACCGCTCGTGATCTCGTAATTAATGCGCTTCGTATGAGGCCAGATAGAATCATCGTTGGTGAATGTCGTGGCGGTGAAGCCTTTGAAATGCTTCAAGCAATGAATACAGGGCATGATGGCTCTATGTCGACACTTCACGCCAATACACCGCGTGATGCCATTGCTCGTACTGAGAGCATGGTGATGATGGCGACAGCCAGTCTGCCTATATCTGCAATACGCCGAACTATCGTCAGTGCAGTCGACCTTATCGTTCAAGTAAAGCGTCTCCATGATGGTAGTCGTAAGGTGATGTACATCTCTGAGATCATTGGCATGGAAGGGGATAGCGTGGTGATGGAAGACATATTTCGCTACGAAGCCACTTCAAACTTCAAAGATGGAAAAATGGAAGGCGAGTTTAGAACGCCCGGCTTATCTACCCGCTCTGTGATTTATGAACGCGCAAAATTCTTTGGTTTAGAACAAGCAGTAAGGGAGATATTTACATGA